In the Caballeronia sp. NK8 genome, CTGGTCTCAGAGGCAGAAGAGCAGGAAGGAAGTGGCGTGCTGGTTTCGGCCAGGGAGTGATTGTGCAGGTGGTATGAGGTAGGGCGATTTGAAGGCCGCGCTAGCGCGGCCTTTTTTTTTTCACAGTCGGACATTAATCGCGCGCTAGAGACGGCGCAGCAATCTGGGACGCAAATGAAGTTTGACGACTTCGCGCCCTTTTCCCCTCCGCCACGAAATACGGCGTAGCAACGCGCCCCAACGCCTCCCTTCCCCGAATCCGATCCACGATCTTCTCCGCCAGCATGATCGTCGGCGCATTGAGATTGCCCGTGGTGATCTGCGGCATGATCGAAGCATCGACGACGCGCAGTCCTTCCATCCCGTGCACGCGTCCTTCTCCATCCACGACAGCCATATCGTCGTACCCCATCTTGCAGGAGCACGAAGGGTGATAAGCCGTCTCCGCCTTCGCTCTCACGAAGGCATCGAGCTCCGCGTCGCTTTTCAGGTCATCGGAAGGATGCAACTCGCGCCCGCGATACCGCGCAAGCGCAGGCTGCCGCATGATCTCGCGCGTGATGCGAATCGCATCGCGGAACTCGCGCCAGTCGAGCGGATCGGCCATGTAATTGAACAGAATGCCCGGATGCACATGCGGATCGCGCGACTTGAGCTTCACGCGCCCGCGGCTCGGTGAGCGCATCGATCCAACATGCGCCTGGAACCCATGCATCCTGATCGGGTTCGATCCGTTGTAGTTGATCGCCACCGGCAGAAAGTGGTACTGAATGTTAGGCCAAGGATCGTCATCGCGCGTGCGGATGAACCCGCCCGCTTCGAACTGATTGCTCGCGCCGACACCCGTCCCGTTCAACAGCCATTCGGCCCCGATCGCCGGCTGATTCCACCACTGCAACGCCGGATACAGGGACACAGGCTCCTTGCATTCGTACTGCATGTACATCTCGAGGTGATCCTGCAAGTTCTCACCGACACCCGGCAGATCGTGCACCACGGGAATCTCCAACGCCTTCAGCCAGTCCGCCCGCCCCACGCCCGAGCGCTGCAGCAACTGCGGCGAAGCAATCGCCCCGCTGCACACCAGCACCTCGCGCCGCACATGGGCCGTGACACGCTGCCCCCCATGCAGATACGCGACACCGATCGCCCGCTTGCCCGAGAACAGCACGCGGTCGGTCGTTGCGTGCGTCACTATCGTGAGATTGCCGCGATGCTTCGCGCGATCCAGATACCCGCGCGCCGTGCTCGCACGACGTCCGTTCGCGGTCACGGTGCGATCCATCGGACCGAAACCTTCCTGCTGGTAGCCGTTCAAGTCTTCGGTGCGCGGATAACCGGCCTGCACGCCGGCCTCGACCATCGCCGCAAAGAGCGGATTGTTGCCGGGCTTGCTCGTCGTCACATGTACGGGGCCATCGCCGCCGTGATACGCATTCGGCCCGATATCGCGCGTCTCCGCCTTCCGGAAATACGGCAGACAGTCGAGATAGCTCCAGTCATCGAGACCCGGCTGCGCGGCCCAGTTATCGTAGTCGAGCGCGTTGCCGCGGATATAGCACATGCCGTTGATGAGCGACGATCCGCCCAGCCCCTTGCCGCGCCCGCATTCCATGCGGCGGTTGTTCATATGCGGCTCGGGCTCGGTTTCATACGCCCAGTTATAGCGACGCCCTTGCAGCGGATAAGCCAGCGCCGCAGGCATCTGCGTGCGAAAGTCGAAGCGATAGTCCGGCCCGCCCGCTTCGAGCAGCAGCACGGTCACGTCCTCGTCTTCGGTGAGACGCGACGCGAGCACGTTGCCCGCCGATCCCGCGCCGACGATGATGTAGTCGTATTCGTTCACGCTCATCGCAAATGCTCCTTAAAACACGGGCTGATAGGGACCGAGCTCGACCTGCACCGACTTGACGCGCGTATAGGCATTCAACGTGGCGATGCCGTTCTCGCGCCCGATGCCCGATTGCTTGTAGCCGCCCACCGGCATCTCCGCAGGCGATTCGCCCCACGTGTTGATCCAGCAGATACCCGCTTCGAGCCGATGAATCACGCGATGCGCGCGCGACAGGTTCTCCGTCACGACGCCCGCCGCGAGCCCGTAGTCCGTATCGTTGGCGCGCGCGATGACTTCGTCTTCGTCATCGAACGCGAGAATGCTCATCACCGGCCCGAAGATTTCCTCGCGCACGATGCGCATGTCGTCGCGGCAATCGGCGAACACGGTCGGCTCGACATACTGACCACGGGCGAATGCGCCATCGGTCATGCGCGCGCCGCCCGCGACGAGCCGCGCGCCTTCGCGCTTGCCGCTCTCGATGAAGCCGAGCACTTTCTCCAGTTGCGCCGCGCTCGCGAGCGGCCCGAAGTTGGTGCGGGGATCATCGGGCGCGCCGACGCGTATGCGTTTCACACGCTCCAGAATCAACGCTTCGAACTTGTCGATGACACCGCGCTTCACGAACACGCGCGTGCCGTTCGTGCACACCTGTCCGGAGCTGAAGAAGTTCGCGCTCATCGCGATATCGGCGGCGCGTTCGAGGTTGGCATCGTCGAATACGATGAGCGGCGACTTGCCGCCGAGTTCCATCGTGACTTCCTTGAGCGTCGATCCGCCCGCGCGCGCCATCACTTTCTTGCCCGTCTCGACGCCGCCCGTGAACGATATCTTTTCGATGCCGCCGTGTTCCGCGAGCATCGCGCCGACGCGGCCATCGCCTTGCACGACGTTGAACACGCCCGCGGGCACACCGGCTTCGATATAGATCTCCGCGAGCTTCGACGCGGTCAACGGCGTGACTTCGCTCGGCTTGAAGATCATCGCGTTGCCTGCGGCGAGCGCGGGCGCGGACTTCCAGCACGCAATCTGAATCGGATAGTTCCATGCGCCGATGCCCGCGCACACGCCGAGCGGTTCGCGCCGCGTGTACACGAACGACGATTCGCGCAGCGGAATCTGTTCGCCTTCGATGGCCGTCGCGAGCCCCGCGTAGTACTCGATGACATCCGCGCCCGTGACGATATCGACAGCGCGCGTTTCCGCGATCGGCTTGCCCGTGTCGCGCGTCTCGATGGCGGCGAGTTCGTCGTTGCGCGCGCGAAGCAGATCGACCGCGCGGCGCAGGATGCGCGAGCGCTGCATCGCGGTCATTGCGGCCCATTCGCGTTGGCCTTCGCGCGCGGAACGCACTGCGCGATCGATATCCGCCTGCGACGCCTGTTGCACGCGCGCGAGCGTTTCACCGGTGGCGGGATCGAGCGTGTCGAAGGTTTCGCCGCTCGTCGCATCGACGTATTCGCCGCCGATATAAAGCCGTTGCTCTCCGAATGCCGACATGTCGCGCTCCTTCAAAAGATGTGGGTTCAACCGCGCGCGTCGAGCACGAGGTCGATGTAGTCGTAGGCGAGGCGCAGCGCGCCTTTGGTATCGAACGGCTCGCCGGCGAGTGCGCCGCGCAGCCACAAACCGTCGATGAGCGCGGCGAGACCGCTCGCGGCGCGCCGCGCGGCGGGCTTCGTCAATGAGCGGGCGAAATCCGCGCACAGATTCGAATGCAGACGCCGCGTGTTCACGCGCTGCAGCCTGCGCAATTCCGGCTTGTGCATGCTCTCGGACCAGAACGCGAGCCACGTTTTCATGACCGGCCCGTTCACCTGTTCGACATCGAAATTAGCCGCGACGACCGCGCGCAGCTTCGAGCGCGGATCGGGCTTCGCGGCCTTGCGACGGCGTGACGTGCCTTGCCACAGCGAGCGCAGCACGTGACGCATGGTGGCTTCGAGCAGGCCGTCCTTGTCGCCGAAGTAATGACTGACGATTCCCGTCGACGTGCTCGCGCGCTGCGCGACGGATGCGAGCGTCGCGCCCGCGAGGCCCGACTGGTCGATGGTATGCAGCGTGGCGTCGATGAGTTGCGCGCGGCGGATCTCGCGCATTCCGAGCTTGGGCATGGTGGCGTCGATCTGAAAACTGTGCGCCGATACTAGTTTTTTTATTTTGAACGGTCAATCAATAAAAACCGGGTCGAAAGGGTTTCGGGGCGCGATGTCGGATTCAGTCAAACGCGCGTCGCATTGAGTGACAGTCGCGGCTTCGCAGCGGCGCTACCCTCGTTGCACGGGCGCGGTCATCCCTCGGGTGTATCGCGCGTGCCGTCCACGAAACAAGGAGACGATCAATGAGCAGCAATCGCGGCGTCGTTTATCTGGGGCAGGGCAAGGTCGAAGTGCAATCCATCGACTATCCGAAAATGGTCGATCCACGCGGCCGCGACATCGGCCACGGCGTCATTCTGAGAGTAGTCAGCACCAATATCTGCGGTTCGGACCAGCATATGGTGCGCGGCCGCACGACTGCGCAGGTCGGTCTCGTGCTCGGGCATGAGATCACGGGCGAGGTCATCGAAGTGGGGCGTGATGTCGAGACGCTTGCGATCGGCGATCTCGTTTCGGTGCCGTTCAACGTCGCGTGCGGACGCTGTCCGACCTGCAAGTCGCAGAACACGGGCGTATGCCTGAACGTGAATCCGTCGCGCGCGGGCGGCGCGTATGGTTATGTCGACATGGGCGGCTGGATCGGCGGCCAGGCGGAATACGTGATGGTGCCGTACGCGGACTTCAATCTGCTGAAGTTTCCCGACAAGGCGCAGGCCATGTCGAAGATTCGCGACCTCACCTGTCTTTCCGACATTCTTCCGACGGGTTATCACGGCGCCGTGATGGCGGGCGTGGGGCCGGGCTCGACGGTGTATATCGCGGGAGCGGGGCCCGTCGGGATGGCGGCGGCGGCGTCGGCGCGCTTGCTGGGCGCGGCGTGCACGATCGTCGGCGACATGAACGAGGAGCGTCTGGCGCATGCGCGCGCGATGGGCTTCGAGACGATCA is a window encoding:
- the betA gene encoding choline dehydrogenase, producing MSVNEYDYIIVGAGSAGNVLASRLTEDEDVTVLLLEAGGPDYRFDFRTQMPAALAYPLQGRRYNWAYETEPEPHMNNRRMECGRGKGLGGSSLINGMCYIRGNALDYDNWAAQPGLDDWSYLDCLPYFRKAETRDIGPNAYHGGDGPVHVTTSKPGNNPLFAAMVEAGVQAGYPRTEDLNGYQQEGFGPMDRTVTANGRRASTARGYLDRAKHRGNLTIVTHATTDRVLFSGKRAIGVAYLHGGQRVTAHVRREVLVCSGAIASPQLLQRSGVGRADWLKALEIPVVHDLPGVGENLQDHLEMYMQYECKEPVSLYPALQWWNQPAIGAEWLLNGTGVGASNQFEAGGFIRTRDDDPWPNIQYHFLPVAINYNGSNPIRMHGFQAHVGSMRSPSRGRVKLKSRDPHVHPGILFNYMADPLDWREFRDAIRITREIMRQPALARYRGRELHPSDDLKSDAELDAFVRAKAETAYHPSCSCKMGYDDMAVVDGEGRVHGMEGLRVVDASIMPQITTGNLNAPTIMLAEKIVDRIRGREALGRVATPYFVAEGKRARSRQTSFASQIAAPSLARD
- the betB gene encoding betaine-aldehyde dehydrogenase is translated as MSAFGEQRLYIGGEYVDATSGETFDTLDPATGETLARVQQASQADIDRAVRSAREGQREWAAMTAMQRSRILRRAVDLLRARNDELAAIETRDTGKPIAETRAVDIVTGADVIEYYAGLATAIEGEQIPLRESSFVYTRREPLGVCAGIGAWNYPIQIACWKSAPALAAGNAMIFKPSEVTPLTASKLAEIYIEAGVPAGVFNVVQGDGRVGAMLAEHGGIEKISFTGGVETGKKVMARAGGSTLKEVTMELGGKSPLIVFDDANLERAADIAMSANFFSSGQVCTNGTRVFVKRGVIDKFEALILERVKRIRVGAPDDPRTNFGPLASAAQLEKVLGFIESGKREGARLVAGGARMTDGAFARGQYVEPTVFADCRDDMRIVREEIFGPVMSILAFDDEDEVIARANDTDYGLAAGVVTENLSRAHRVIHRLEAGICWINTWGESPAEMPVGGYKQSGIGRENGIATLNAYTRVKSVQVELGPYQPVF
- the betI gene encoding transcriptional regulator BetI, with the protein product MPKLGMREIRRAQLIDATLHTIDQSGLAGATLASVAQRASTSTGIVSHYFGDKDGLLEATMRHVLRSLWQGTSRRRKAAKPDPRSKLRAVVAANFDVEQVNGPVMKTWLAFWSESMHKPELRRLQRVNTRRLHSNLCADFARSLTKPAARRAASGLAALIDGLWLRGALAGEPFDTKGALRLAYDYIDLVLDARG
- the fdhA gene encoding formaldehyde dehydrogenase, glutathione-independent, whose translation is MSSNRGVVYLGQGKVEVQSIDYPKMVDPRGRDIGHGVILRVVSTNICGSDQHMVRGRTTAQVGLVLGHEITGEVIEVGRDVETLAIGDLVSVPFNVACGRCPTCKSQNTGVCLNVNPSRAGGAYGYVDMGGWIGGQAEYVMVPYADFNLLKFPDKAQAMSKIRDLTCLSDILPTGYHGAVMAGVGPGSTVYIAGAGPVGMAAAASARLLGAACTIVGDMNEERLAHARAMGFETINLSKDATLGEQIEQILGRPEVDCAVDCVGFEAHGHGSDSGHEAPATVLNSLMEITKAAGAIGIPGLYVTDDPGAVDAAARKGSLSIRFGLGWAKSHSFHTGQTPVMKYNRNLMQAILWDRLPIADIVNVSVVSLEEAPEGYRQFDGGAPRKFVIDPHGLLKAA